A single window of Sphaerodactylus townsendi isolate TG3544 linkage group LG05, MPM_Stown_v2.3, whole genome shotgun sequence DNA harbors:
- the LOC125433327 gene encoding basic proline-rich protein-like: PPPPPTPPPPHPPPPPPPPPPTPPPPHPPPPPPPPPPTPPPPHPPPPPPPPPPTPPPPHPPPPPPPPPPTPPPPHPPPPPPPPPPTPPPPHPPPPPPPPPPTPPPPHPPPPPPPPPPTPPPPHPPPPPPPPPPTPPPPHPPPPPPPPPPTPPPPHPPPPPPPPPPTPPPPHPPPPPPPPPPTPPPPHPPPPPPPPPPTPPPPHPPPPPPPPPPTPPPPHPPPPPPPPPPTPPPPHPPPPPPPPPPTPPPPHPPPPPPPPPPTPPPPHPPPPPPPPPPTPPPPHPPPPPPPPPPTPPPPHPPPPPPPPPPTPPPPHPPPPPPPPPPTPPPPHPPPPPPPPPPTPPPPHPPPPPPPPPPTPPPPHPPPPPPPPPPTPPPPHPPPPPPPHPPPPPPPPPPTPPPPHPPPPPPPPPPTPPPPHPPPPPPPPPPTPPPPHPPPPPPPPPPTPPPPHPPPPPPPPPPTPPPPHPPPPPPPPPPTPPPPHPPPPPPPPPPTPPPPHPPPPPPPPPPTPPPPHPPPPPPPPPPTPPPPHPPPPPPPPPPTPPPPHPPPPPPPPPPTPPPPHPPPPPPPPPPTPPPPHPPPPPPPPPPTPP, from the exons cccccccccccccccacccccccccccccccacccccccccccccccacccccccccccccccacccccccccccccccacccccccccccccccacccccccccccccccacccccccccccccccacccccccccccccccacccccccccccccccacccccccccccccccacccccccccccccccacccccccccccccccacccccccccccccccacccccccccccccccacccccccccccccccacccccccccccccccacccccccccccccccacccccccccccccccacccccccccccccccacccccccccccccccacccccccccccccccacccccccccccccccacccccccccccccccacccccccccccccccacccccccccccccccacccccccccccccccacccccccccccccccacccccccccccccccacccccccccccccccacccccccccccccccacccccccccccccccacccccccccccccccacccccccccccccccacccccccccccccccacccccccccccccccacccccccccccccccacccccccccccccccacccccccccccccccacccccccccccccccacccccccccccccccacccccccccccccccacccccccccccccccacccccccccccccccacccccccccccccccacccccccccccccccacccccccccccccccacccccccccccccccacccccccccccccccacccccccccccccccacccccccccccccccacccccccccccccccacccccccccccccccacccccccccccccccacccccccccccccccacccccccccccccccacccccccccccccccacccccccccccccccacccccccccccccccacccccccccccccccacccccccccccccccacccccccccccccccacccccccccccccccacccccccccccccccacccccccccccccccacccccccccccccccacccccccccccccccacccccccccccccccacccccccccccccccacccccccccccccccacccccccccccccccaccccccccccccccca cccccccacccccccccccccccacccccccccccccccacccccccccccccccacccccccccccccccacccccccccccccccacccccccccccccccacccccccccccccccacccccccccccccccacccccccccccccccacccccccccccccccacccccccccccccccacccccccccccccccacccccccccccccccacccccccccccccccacccccccccccccccacccccccccccccccacccccccccccccccacccccccccccccccacccccccccccccccacccccccccccccccacccccccccccccccacccccccccccccccacccccccccccccccacccccccccccccccacccccccccccccccacccccccccccccccacccccccccccccccacccccccccccccccacccccccccccccccacccccccccccccccacccccccccccccccacccccccccccccccacccccccccccccccacccccccccccccccacccccccccccccccacccccccccccccccacccccccccccccccacccccccccccccccacccccccc